DNA from bacterium:
CCTGCACCTGTTCGGAGTGCTCGGTCTCACTGCCTCTGGCGTCGGCTCTGCGATCCTGGTGGTGCTGGCCTATCAACGGTTGTTCCAACACGTGTATCTCAGCAACCGCCCGCTTCTGTTCCTGGGCGTGCTGCTGATCATCGTCGGCATACAGTTCTTTTCCATCGGCCTGTTGGGCGAAATGATCACCTCGCAGCGGACCGAGTCAGACGCTTTTCTGATTAAAAAATGCCTGGGCTGTCAGTCTTCGTTGCCGCAACAGCTGCCGGCCTCTTTTTCCATCACCTGAGGTTCTGATCGCTCATGCCCGAATCGCTCACATCCCTGCGCGTCGATTGCCGCCATTTTCGCGGTCATGTGCCTTGCCGGCCGCATAAACAGCACGGCGTTCACTGTTCCTCCTGCGGTTACTATGAGCCCACGCGGGGACGCATCCTCATCATCAAACTCGGCGCCATCGGCGACGTGATCCGCACCACTCCCCTGCTGCATCCGTTAAAAAAACAATTCCCCCAGGCCAAGATCTACTGGATCACCCACACTCCGGAGGTGGTGCCGAAACAGGTCGATCACGTGTTCCGCTTTGACGCCCCGGGCTGCAGCGTGGCGCTGCAGACGGCCTTTGATCTGCTCATCAACCTGGACAAAGACATGGAGGCGTGCAGTTTGGCCGCTGCAGTGACGGCAAAAGAGAAACGGGGTTTTATCCTTCAGGACGGTCATCCATGGCCGGCGGACGAACGGGCGAGGGAGAAATTTATGACCGGCCTGTTCGACGATCTGAGCAAGGCGGTCACTAAAAGCTATCTACAGGAGCTGTTCGAGATCGCCGGCTACGTGTTTCAGGGTGAAAAGTATATCCTGGATCCCTGCGAAAACAACCACCCGTGGGAGATTGATCGCACCCGGCCGGTGATCGGCCTCAACACCGGCTGCGGCGGCCGCTGGACCTCCCGGCTGTGGGCAGAGGAGAACTGGCGGCAGCTGGCGCAGCGCCTGTTGCAGAGCGGCTATGAAGTGCTCCTGCTGGGCGGCAGCCAGGAGCATGAAAAGAACAGCCGGTTGGCGCAGCAAAGCGGCGCGCGCTATTTCGGCCATTTCCCCCTGCAGCGCTTTATCCATCTGGTGCAACAATGCGATCTGGTGGTCACCGCTGTGACCATGGCCACCCACATCGCCATCGGTTTGAATAAAAAAATAGTGCTATTCAACAACACCTTCAATCCCCATGAATTCGAATTATACGGATTGGGAGAAATCCTGCAGCCCGATTTTGACTGCGATTGTTACTATGCAGCGGAATGCCCCAACAACTGTATGCAGTATCTGCACGTCGATACCGTGTTTGCAGCCTGCACCCGTCTGTTACCCTTAACCGCCTGACCGGCCATCATGAAGATCGTCATTATCGGCACAGCCTATCCGCATCGCGGCGGCATCGCTCATTTCATCGGCCTGCTGTTCAGAATCCTACAGCTGCGCGGCCACACCGTCACGCTCTTCTCCTTCAGCCGGCAGTACCCCT
Protein-coding regions in this window:
- a CDS encoding glycosyltransferase family 9 protein, with translation MPESLTSLRVDCRHFRGHVPCRPHKQHGVHCSSCGYYEPTRGRILIIKLGAIGDVIRTTPLLHPLKKQFPQAKIYWITHTPEVVPKQVDHVFRFDAPGCSVALQTAFDLLINLDKDMEACSLAAAVTAKEKRGFILQDGHPWPADERAREKFMTGLFDDLSKAVTKSYLQELFEIAGYVFQGEKYILDPCENNHPWEIDRTRPVIGLNTGCGGRWTSRLWAEENWRQLAQRLLQSGYEVLLLGGSQEHEKNSRLAQQSGARYFGHFPLQRFIHLVQQCDLVVTAVTMATHIAIGLNKKIVLFNNTFNPHEFELYGLGEILQPDFDCDCYYAAECPNNCMQYLHVDTVFAACTRLLPLTA